DNA from Gracilinanus agilis isolate LMUSP501 chromosome 3, AgileGrace, whole genome shotgun sequence:
tccatttccagagaaagaactgttggagtcagaatgcaatggaagcatatgatttatcacttgtttatttgggtatgtgtttTAGGGTTTGgactttataagattattcacttacaaaaatgaataatgtggaaacatgttttgcaatataatacaataaaattgaattgtttgccagctcaaggaggggagagggaaaaagggaggaagacaatttggatcatataacttcagaaaacttatatggaaatttgttattagaataaaaaagttttaatttaaattttttttaatttttaaaaagggaaatggtctaaaaggaaaaatctttCCATTAAATTTCTGTAATAAGAGtttggtatccaagatatataaataactaataaatatatagaaaactactAGCTCTACTCTTGGGCTAGAAAGCCGCTGATAAGAGGAAAGTCtttatatacaccaaaatatttatagcagtactttttgtaaTAGCTAAGGATTGGAAACAAGTgcccattgactggggaatgactaaacaaattttgatacatgaacataatagaatattactatgctgtaagaaatgatgtgtgtgataaatacagagaaatatggaagatcTTTGTGAACTGACACAATGAATTAAgcagtcaagaaaacaatatccACAATGATCACAACCAtgtaaatggaggaaaaaaacacatacacaccaaaaagtcaaaagtaaatgtaataaaattataaaaatcaaacagTACATGACTGAAGAGATGAGAGGACACCATTCCAACCTATCCCTttggggaggtgggaggtccacagATGTTACATATTGCACGtgttttcagatattttaaaatgtattcattcattgcactgaattttttttactctctcaaaaatataatttgttattaGGGTAGCTTTCTTGGGATAACTATGatgataagaaacagaaaatatcaataagaacttcttttttaaataagtgatggagaaaatgttaacaatgcagattaaactttaaaatatgttgCACTTTTTCCCCTCAAGAGCCTGTTAAACTTTTACCAGGGGGTAGTTATGTGACTCAGTgcactgagagccaagcctagagatgggacatcttgggctcaaatctatcctcaaacacttcctagcttgtgtgaccctgggtaaatcacttaacttttattgtctagcctttaccattcttctgccttggaaccaatccacagcactgattctaagacagaaggtaaggatttaacaaaaaaaaattaaaaaaataaaaacttttaccAGCCCTCTGGCAGATATTTCCATATTGAGGAAGCAAAAGACATGCTGCTAAATGCTAGTTTCCTTGTCTATTATTTCCTAttccttttctgaattttaaagaaatgtttatgaATCAGATGCATTTATGTTGGTGATTCCCACACAGAAGGACAACtagaatatatttccacattgtcTCATTGAGTCATTTCCAGGTGAGAGGGCCCAACTTATCTCCCacttccaattttatagatgaggaaactgaggtgcccagaagttaagtgatatgCTCCTAGCATTTGAAGTCAAGTCTCCTGTCTTTAAATCTAGCACTTTTCCCACTGTAGTATCATTTTTGTCAGCAGACCACATTTCAATGCTTCCATTGCCATTGGgacatagatttggagctggagggAATttcatttagagctagaagagatctccaagatcatctcatccaatctcctcatttttacagagcaGGAAGCTTGAGGGGAACTTTCTTGGCacaaatactagagtggttttccatgtcCTTTCcaagctcatttgacaaatgtggaactgaggtaaacagggttaaatggcttgcctgggGTACACAGctagaatctgaggccagatttgaatttgggaagatgagtcttcctgatttcaggtcaaTCACTCCATCTACTTCatctcctagctgccccattaatgCTATCCCAATCAAAATATCAAAGGTCTACTTTataaaatttgataaaataaaaaaaaattcatttggaaaattaaaaagatgtagaatagcaaagaaaattattaaaagaagagatgaaggaTAATAGCAATTCCAGGACTCAAAGAGGGGAATGTTTCACCCAAAATTATTCAGGTTGGAAATAGCAGTATGAAGATTCTTTTCCAATGCTCTTCTGAATGCATTCAAGGCAGGTGAAAGAAGTGGAGGGAAAGAGCCCAGAATAGTGAGAGCCTTCATCTTCAGGGTAACTATCTTTGCCTCCCAGACTTTTGCTTCCTTTGCACTCTGGGATACTGTCCTGAAACTGACTTCTTTCAGGTATCCTGGGGAGAGCTATCAGCTAATatctagtagaatataaattccacAAGGGCAAAATccaattatttttgtctttgtatcctctagtaccttgtacacagtaggcatttaataaatacttcttgagtTGAATTGAGCTTTGAAATATGGACCTGAGAGGTGGGAGCCCTTGGGGGTGGTGGAGaatgagtattttttaaacctttaccttctatcttagaatcaataccatgtattgatcctaaggcagaagagtggtaaggactaagcaatgggggttaagtgacttgcccaaagtcacatatttaatgtgtcagaagcagaattccAAGGCTAGTCCACTCTTCTCTATAGCATGCTGCCTCTCCACAATTCACTATGGAAGATAAAAATGACCCTCTCTTCACCAGAATCAAGACCTAAGCTTGTTTTTTTCAGAGTAACAACGGAGGCTATTATTGTGTTGGTGAAATCCCCCAAACCACAGAAcccacaaagaggaaaaaagcagTGATTATACAAACAtgctctccttttccctcccactTATGATTATCAGCACAGGGTTTGGGCCTGAGTCAGAAATCAAGAATTCCAAAGAAACATTTCCAGTCTATGAATGAGAATATTCCTACCCATTGAgagctaaaaataaaatcactagCTTCAGTGATGCTCTAATCACTGAATGTTTaagttttaagaaattttaaagctGGAGGAatccttagagattatctattcCAACCTTATCCCTccctttcatttgacagatgaggaaactgagacccatagagtGATTTGTCCCAGACAGGCAGATTTACTTAGTGGCAAAGTCATAGCCAGAGCTCAAGTCTTCTGGgcttccctcccctgccccccactATATCTgagacaaaaagaaggaaagaatccaGAACTTACTGTCTGTATCTGTGTGAATGGCTTCCACAAATAGGGCATCTCCGGGATCCAGTCGTTCTTCAAGGCTGGCCTTGGTGTACTCTGGCCCTGCAGGATCCAGACCTGCCAATAAAAACACTGATTTCAGAAACACCTTCTCCTGGCACAAGAGGAAAAACCATCTAGAAATCGGGGTTAGTGTCACTTCTAGAGCTATGCATTTTGAATCCAAGAAAGGAATAGAATTTTGCTTTCTTGAGGATTATAGTCTTCTAATAAAGACTCATTAAGGCTGGCTGAGAGGATTGCTTTAACTGGGGTGGGGGAACTAGGATATTGTCTAGGGTTGAAGATTTAAAGGGTATTAATAGCACTGTCTTGGAGATGCTTCCTTCCCTTTTCACCCCACCCTGGAGAAGTGTCCCATAGGACCACACCCCAAAGAAGCCAAATGTCTCATATCCCATTCAAAAAGTTCTAATTATTTTTTGGGAGAAAGAACTAGTTTAGGATTAAATTTACAGCAGATACTTCCCCCtgctttttattaaaattaatttggagcTATTGTTgactcctcttttttctctataaaattagaaatggCTTAAACTACcactgaataataatagcattgtcCTACATTATTTAATGCTGTAAAGCTTGCAAAGTatttcctcacaatagccctggaaCATAGAGTGCCAAGTACTACCaatctctccattttataaagaaacaaaCTCAGAGAGATTGTGACAAAAGTAGCTAGTGTCAGGCCTAAGGACTCAAGTCTTTCCCTTTCTACTATAATGACAAAGGATTTAGAGCAAAAAGGCTTAAGGAGGTGACTTTATCCAACCCTATTATTTTACTCATAAGTAAACTGAGGTCTAAAGAGTTTAAGGAACTTGACTACAGAATGTAAGtgctttgagggcaagaactttgtcataaaacaaacaaacaaacaaaaaaaccagaaCTTTTCATCTCTAGTGTCCAAGGGTGCCTTGAACATtataggcacttcataaatatttgtatgATTAAATAGTCCCAGGTTTCAGAAGTCACACATTTAAGAGGCCTGATTCTAAtgcaggttttctgactccaaatcctggcCTCTTTCTATCACATCCATCTCCCCAACCACAAATATTCATGAAAAGGGGTTGGGAGGAAGTTTAAGGGAGTAGGAAGAACACTGGTTATGGAGTGTTCTTTAtaggagttgggttcaaattccaccctGAACACTTACTATGTGTAGGATTTTAAGCAAGTCAGTAaaactccctgggcctcagtttccctcagatgtaaaatgagggtgttagaCTCATGGCCTCTGAAGCCTCTTCCAACTTGAGATTTGTGATACTAATAATAATTGCAGCTTTTCATATAATaacatttacacatatatactctcatacatgttatatatatttacatttatcatATACTTATGCATGTATatctgttgttgttattttgtatttgtctgactctttgtgactcccatcttgggattttcttggcaaagatcctgaagtactgccatttccttttccagctctttttctttttttttttaacccttaccttctttcttagtatcagttctaaggctaggcaactgggattaagtggcttgcctagggtcacacagctaggaagtatctgggtccagttttgaacccaggtcttcttaagttcaggtctaacactctatccacagtgctattctctagcttattttacagatgaggcaactgaggcatgcaaggttaagtgacttacccagggtcacacagctaggaagcatctgaagtccgatttgaactcaggtcctcctgacttcaggctcagcacttgaaatggcaaaccattccagtgtcttcaccaagaaaaccccaaatggggtcatgaagagtcagataagactaATCAACTAAACgacaataatatatgtatgtacatatatataatataagtatATGGTGTACatgctatatatgtatgtgtgtgtatttttttaacctgATCTCAGTGTAGAAAGCTCTCCATGAAAAATTCCTTTACCAATATAGATCAACATCTTCTCTGAAACTCAAAATCTTAGAAAGTTTCTTGGTACACCAAGAGATCAAATAATttgttcagggttacatagctgatATGAGAACCTTGATCTTCCATACCCCAACACTGGCCCTCTAATCTATTATGCCATATTGGTTTATGTCATCATATAGTAGAataacattattttgaaaaggaacTAGTAGGTGAAAATCAGCAGTATGATATAATCCCTTCTCCTTACCTCAGGGCTGTTAGTAGtgctgtcagtcagtcaacaagtatttatcagaCACCTACTGTATGTCAGGTTCTTTGCTAAGTACTGagattacaaagaaaggtaaaagacagtccctgttttTAAGGAGCATGAAGTCTAACGAGATTATTTCAAAACACCAAGCGAGTAACCCAAAGCCAAGATAGAACATTACCTGTGATCCTTCCCAGTTGGCCTTTATAGAAATAGCCTACCATTCCCCCAACGTGTGCTCCCAGGCTGACCCCAATGATGTGGATGGAGGACTCTGACACCCCGAGCATCTGGAATGGGATAACCAGAATGAGCTGGCCAAGTTGAGTCAGGCTACAGCAACTCAACACAGACTCCAAGAAGTTCCTCAGCTAGTCCAAACCCTTGGAGATAAGACCCTTTGGTCAAACTCTAGGAAGGCTTCATCATCTGAAGTGTTAACAGTCCCAGTTCCTGCCCTCTCCACCTCCACCTCGCCCTATACACAAGCCATTCTCTTTGGGTCTTACCAGTAGATAGCTGATGAACTGGGAGATCTCCAGACCAAGTTTTATCACATTGTCAACAGCTGAGAAATAAACACCTGTGGATCCATAAACCCAGTCCACTGCAATCACGTTTGCATCTGTCACACGCAGAAGAGTCTGGATGAATTTGTCAATCCATGATGGCTTGGTTCCTAGTGCCCTACGGGAGGTGatgaaaagaaatacaagaaacCTTCCTTCCAAGCTTACTTCTATTACAAGGTTCATTGCATTATAAGGTTGAACAGGCCTCAGATCAAGGAAGAGAGCCCAATTTAAGCATCTAGTCCTTCAGTAACATAATAACAGCTGAATTTACTACATAGTTAACAAGGGTGATATTAATTAAAATGTGAAGCTACCAGATTAACTTCCTTCCTATATGGCCACATCCTCCGTGAGTTCCTCCTGGCTTACACCCTTAGCAGTCTCTGAAGGTACATTTCCTATCCCTTGTCCTATGTACAAAAATTGCTAGTTAAAATCCTGGAACTAGGGAGAGGGGAGTagttaggtggctcggtggatagaaagccagggctagagatgggaggtcctgggttcaaatatgacctcagagacATCCaagttgtgtgatgctgggcaagcctagcccttacatctcttctgccttggaatcaatacttaatattgattctaagacaaaaggtaaaggtttataataaataaattaagtcctGGAGGAGGCTGTTAAATTGAGGGAAGTTGAGGAAAAGCAGGAATTGCTgcaaaagcagagaaagggaAGATTCCAGAACTCTGGAGAGTGATCTTTCTCCTGGGAGAGCAGTTGATCTTTCTCTCTGGAGGGAGTCAGTGTGTGGACTTCTCCTGTGAGCAGTTTATCTCCTCGGAAGTGGTTGAGTGTGTGTCTGAACTCTTTAGGTGGACTGACTGGGTGTGATCATTACTCCCTTTCCTTGTGGCTATCCATCTGGTTCCTGTTTGTGTTTCCTGATACTCCTGATCTGCTGAGACTCTCACCAAACTACTGAAGCCAACTGTCAGTGAGAACCTCTCCCTTTTGAGCCCTTGAACCTGCTTTCCATCTAGCCTTTTCCCTACTCTAGTTATCATCAAAGGGGTGGAAATTTTGGCTAGTGAGGTACTGCAGCATCTTTAGGTAAAGAGAGTGTACAGTTAGAGCAGTTACAACCTGGTGAAGATAGCTACTGAGTTTTGGTGGGAGGTTTAGTTATATTAAGTAGTCAGATTATCccaatccccttcccttcctgcccTTACTTTAATAAACCCTGGTTTAccgtggaaatgtgcattggctaggggggttggggggcaaagggggcggtgaaggggaaagtaaaaatatgaatcatgtaaccatggaaaatttttctaaaaaaaaataaataaaatagttaaatgaataaataaatgcaccCTGGTTTACGTTATTTGGGGTATCCTGTTAGTCTCTCTTGTTAGCCTTCCCAAACCTGTGTATTTCTGATAACTGGCCCTAGCAACTATCAGAAACCTATACCACCAAGCACCCAATTCACCTAAATTTTATTTCAAGGCATAGGTGGAAAATTTTACTTAGATCTATTGGCTATTTTTAGAAAGCacttaggtgactcagtggatagagcactggacctggagttaggaagacctgacttcaaatctgacctcagatacatacttagctgtgtgatactaggcaagtcatttatcctctgtttgccttaattcactggagaaggaagtggcaaacactccagtatctctgccaagaaaacccaatggacaGTATGGtctatggagtcacaaagagtcagatatgactgaatgcctgaacaacaacgaTGGACTATTCCTAAAGGTGGACTGGAAATATACCTAGAACTTCTGGATAGCTGAGATCAAGTTTTATTCCAGTATTAAGTTTTAAGTCATataccttctctgggcctcattatcttcctcatctgtaaaaagacaAGTTAGACCTGATGGCCTCTGTCATATCTTCCAGCTCCAAAATCTAGGACTCTTTATATCTCCTCCTTCTAATGCATATCTAATCGAGGGCCCCAAACATAAGGTAGGAATAGgacctggacctgtgatttcactagcttagggcagtgatggcgaaccttttagaggggtgggtgatgtcctCAAGAGCCCAAGGAGAGGAGatggggagcagcccagccctatgtccctctggctttctagtaatgaactttggcAAATTCTGTGCTGGGACAACAATTCACATGCTGACAGAGAGGGCTCtcagtgccccctctggcatgtgtgccataagtttgccaccaCAGGCCTAGGGAAGGTTTATAGGGGGAAATTCTCACTACCAATACAGGCTAGCACCTGCTTTGTGATATGTAGTCTCAGAGAGtggtctatttttattttattttatttttaattgattaattaagaaaatgttttcatggttacatgattcatgctttttctctcccctcctcccacccccctcccatagccaacacgcaattccactgggttttacatgcgtcattgatcaagacctatttccatattattgatatttgcattagggtgatcatttagagtctacatccctaatcatatccccatgtgatcaagcagttgtttttcttttgcgtttctgttcccacagttctttctcagagagtGTGGTCTagaagacaaaggttaagtgttttgcctaaGGTCAGGTAATGAGTATGTGTCTGATGTCTGAATTGAACCTACATCTTTTTGGTTTTAAGGTTGGCTGCCAATCCACTATGGCGTGTTGCATTTAATTCTCAGTAAATCTCTATTAGTGGACTGAAAAAGGGACACTGTAAGCTTCATTAGGTcaggaaatctttaaaaaaaataataaatcatgagAAAGTaggaaaagctaaataaatgtaTTGTTGGCTCTGTGGAGGTCAGGATGCCAAccaaggagaaaactgaagcaactCAGTCAAGAATTGTTGTATATTTAGTGGCTCCTTTGTTCCAAAAACTTCATCAAGCATTCATCATTAATTGTCATAATGCAATTATCTAGTTTtagttctttaattaattaattaatttgtttgtttgttacatgaaagttcccagatatctcccttcctctcttccctcctgtaaaccatcagcaaacattatatgTGACAGGGatgagttagaagccttctcTGTAAGGTCATGAGTGAAAcaaggcaggcctagagacaagtgCAAACAAGGAGGCTAACAAAGAGGGTGTGAAATTTCCGAAAATgactataatataaaaacaaaaagccttAGAGGTAGCCAAATggttcagtggatcaagagccagagccagcaatgggaggtcctgggttcaaatatggccacagacattttctagctatgcgaccctggaagtcacttaaccctcattgcatagcccttactcttcttctgcttggaaccaataaatagttttgattctaagacagaaagtaagggcttaaaaaaaagtgaaaaaatggcCATTAAAAAGCATGATgtaattattaagcatctaccatgtaccaggcactatgctaatccCTGGGGACTagaaagtgcttaacatagtgcctggcacatagtagatgcttaataaatacttactgactgACTAGGAGAGGTACTATATATACTTTCCCTAAAGGAGATCACATGCTGGTCTGATAGAAGAGATGGCATGCAGACAATGTACATACATCACTTCTCAGTGGCTGGAAATGGGGGGTAACTCCAGAGGTACTGGTAGGGGGATGTGAGagaagaagaatcaggaaaggtcttcTCCAGAAGGAAGTATTTTAGTTGAGAAAGTAAGCCAGGGAAGGGAGGAGATAAaaatgaggagagggaagaagtaaagtataagaagactgggatGGTAGAAAGGGACtggattatgaaggactttaaaagtaaaacagaaagattttatatttgctcttggtggtaatagggagccactgaagtttactgagtTGGAAAGGCAAGGCAATAGTGGTGGTAGTGATATAGTCAAACCTGAAAGATCACTGGAAAATCACGTCAGTAGATAGTTAGATGACAGAAACCTTTGAAATTATCTATTctcatatcctcattttatagctgagaaaactgaggtacagaaagCTTAGGTTATATGTGATTGTTCAGGAACGAGTGATATTATATACAGGTGAGTATATATAAAGCACTGTTAAAATCTTGAGGATCCGAACAGGTGGTCAGTCAATCCAtcccctcttctctctactcTTTTTCCATTGTACATTTGTGTTACTGTTGAACACAATAATTACTTCATATCAAATGGATCTAAGTGCAGATTTTTTGGGGAGCTCCTATTGACCTCTCTTTTCTTACCTGAACCCATGGATAATTAACTTGGTTTCCAAAGAGGTATTGAATCCAAAGGTCTGAAGGTCACTACTTTTTTTTACCAGCTTCCCACAAGTAGGatccaaaggagtgaaaaagaggaattGAACCTTGAGATTGGTGCCCCGTAGGAGATTAGCATTCTGAAAGTCAGAGCACTGCTGCTGTATGGGGGGGATCTTATGAcctatagaagaagaaaaagaaatttaatagctTTTTATTCATGTTTTGGGGGGCAAAAGAAGGAATGTAGGGTTATATAACCCTAAGTttataacctttttaaaaatgtttaattgtcATGAATTTGACAAGTGTCgagaaaaaaggaatatgaagTACAGTTTTTGAAAGTATAAAACAAATTCAACATATTAATTCTAAAGTTATTCTGTTTATCTGTGTCACTCTccaaatttccttctcttctctctgtgcaTTAAAAAGAGTTGTAtaggcatttttctttcttttcttttctttttttctttttttggcattaCTATTACTTCTCCCTTctgacctcaaaaaaaaaaatagaagcccTCTTCTGTAACAAATAAGTGTAGTCGAGCAAAATGGTCCATATAGTGTATTTCATTCTGTTCCACTTAAGTATATCACTTCTCTATCAAGGGCAAGGAAACATACCTCATCATCAGCCATcgggaatcatggttggtcatttcaCTGAGCAGAGatcttaaatcttttaaaattattctacttTACAATGATGTGGTCATTGAATAAgtttattctcttggttctgctcatttcactttgcatcagtttacacaagctatttcatgtttctctgaatccattcttttcattatttcttacagaacaataaaATTCCATAAATTCATGTCACCTTTTCATTCAAATATCCCCTAAGTAATGGGCACccacttttttcatttgttttctgctACATATGGGTCTACTTTCTggttcttttatctctttgggttataggcttagtaatggtattgctgtgtcaaagggcATTATTCATGGTTTAATGATTTtaaagtataattccaaattgctttccagaatgatttgaTCAATGCATGACTCTTCCATTAGTATTCTCTTTCTCCAATATTATTTCCAACAactgctaccttccttttttttaatcatctttgccAACCTGATGAGTGTAAGGTAgaactttagagttgttttaatttgcatttcccttaaTATGAGTGTTTTGGAGCATCATTTTATTGATTGttgatgctttcttttttttccttttgagaacTGCCTAGTTCTGCTgacttcttttaattctttgtcaCAAGAAATAGTTTAGTCAAGAAAGGAATACACTTAAAAATAAAGGCATAGAAGATggcggctgagtaaaaagcagctgcttaacctctcctaaccaaaacatataggactcctcaagaagacataaaaacaaatccagaggaacaaagggactccacaacagggcgcagcattgaaggtacgtggaattgggacatttccatgctataaggggtgaaacagctctcactaaaacgcaagctgagcaaccccctcccccaccccacaccacctacagtgccaaagccagcgcacaagagctagagcaagcttggggcacccattaagtccttggcaggtACCTAGGGTCACCAGGggctgttcctgagagcagcaagacttaagacccaaagaggctaaagaatgctcacggactttgaacatagaTACT
Protein-coding regions in this window:
- the PLA1A gene encoding phospholipase A1 member A encodes the protein MASSLIRCLCFLGILLLSPKGSGHKIPPIQQQCSDFQNANLLRGTNLKVQFLFFTPLDPTCGKLVKKSSDLQTFGFNTSLETKLIIHGFRALGTKPSWIDKFIQTLLRVTDANVIAVDWVYGSTGVYFSAVDNVIKLGLEISQFISYLLMLGVSESSIHIIGVSLGAHVGGMVGYFYKGQLGRITGLDPAGPEYTKASLEERLDPGDALFVEAIHTDTDNLGIRIPVGHVDYFVNGGQDQPGCPSFIHAGYNYLICDHMRAVHLYLSALENSCPLMAFPCTSFKDFRAGKCLDCSFPFQHSCPRIGLLEKGGLNMEEPPKEVKVYLMTTPKAPYCLYYTLVEFHLKTVRNKNTNIEVALHSSNATTPIKITM